Proteins encoded within one genomic window of Marinobacter halotolerans:
- a CDS encoding ExbD/TolR family protein — protein sequence MKFKRQRSQEVGVDLTPLIDVVFLLLIFFMVSTTFTRESHLNIELPDAQGERSEQQAELIDVVINADGQYRLNDRALVNNQRATLERAVSELAGGDTSLPFIITADARTPHQYVVRAMDVAGSLGFAKLSITTERRGESE from the coding sequence GTGAAGTTCAAGCGCCAGAGAAGCCAGGAAGTCGGCGTCGACCTGACCCCCCTGATCGACGTTGTGTTTCTGCTGCTTATTTTCTTCATGGTGTCGACCACCTTCACCCGCGAGAGCCATCTGAATATTGAACTGCCGGACGCGCAGGGTGAGCGGTCGGAGCAGCAGGCGGAGCTGATTGATGTGGTCATCAATGCCGACGGGCAGTACCGCCTGAATGATCGTGCTCTGGTCAATAATCAGCGGGCGACACTGGAGCGGGCGGTAAGCGAGCTGGCAGGCGGCGATACCTCTCTGCCGTTCATCATTACCGCAGACGCGCGAACGCCCCACCAGTACGTGGTGCGCGCGATGGACGTTGCCGGTTCCCTCGGCTTTGCCAAACTGAGTATCACCACGGAACGTCGGGGTGAATCCGAGTGA
- the msbA gene encoding lipid A export permease/ATP-binding protein MsbA — translation MTYRRLLAYVKPFWVAFVLAVIGNVIYATASTGMAAAMEYVITALENPTEQNRLLLTGMIVGVFALRGLGFFLSQYYINYVGRNVINALRKQVFDRLLSLPSRYFDENASGRLVSKLTFNVEQVAAAASNSITIMLREGLTIVGLLSFMIYTNWKLTLVFMAVGPIIGLVVNFASRRFRRISQRIQTSMGDITHVASESISGYRVVRTFGGEQYERDRFRGVSEKNLEQSLKMATTQAISVPVIQVLVAVAIAALVWTMLAPEIRGSMTTGELVAFITAATTMAKPIRQVTSVHAEIQKGVAASHDVFSTIDEEPEADTGTYAPERVDGRIEFDNLSFRYRDQLDDVLQDISLTIPPGQSVALVGRSGSGKSTLVSLLPRFYEYTGGDIRLDGHSLKDYSLKALRAQIALVTQNVVLFNDTIAANIAYGVLRDCPEEQIREAAAKAHALEFIDRMPEGLQTMIGDNGVMLSGGQRQRLAIARALLKDAPVLILDEATSALDTESERHIQEALEFVMRGRTTLVIAHRLSTIEKADRILVMDGGRIVESGRHDELLAKGGAYAQLHQMQFSEQG, via the coding sequence ATGACCTACCGGCGCTTGCTGGCCTACGTCAAACCCTTCTGGGTGGCGTTTGTGTTGGCAGTGATCGGCAACGTAATCTACGCAACCGCGTCAACGGGCATGGCCGCCGCCATGGAATACGTGATCACGGCGCTGGAGAACCCCACCGAGCAAAACCGGCTGTTGCTGACGGGCATGATTGTCGGCGTGTTTGCGCTGCGGGGCCTCGGCTTTTTCCTGAGCCAGTATTACATCAACTACGTGGGCCGTAATGTTATCAATGCGCTACGCAAGCAGGTGTTCGACCGCCTGCTGTCGCTGCCGTCGCGGTATTTCGACGAGAACGCTTCGGGTCGCCTGGTCTCCAAGCTGACGTTCAATGTGGAACAGGTGGCCGCTGCGGCCAGTAATTCCATCACAATCATGTTGCGGGAGGGGCTGACCATCGTCGGTCTGCTGAGCTTCATGATCTATACCAACTGGAAGCTAACTCTGGTGTTCATGGCTGTGGGGCCGATTATCGGCCTGGTCGTCAACTTTGCCAGCCGCCGGTTCCGCCGGATAAGCCAGCGAATCCAGACCTCCATGGGCGACATTACTCATGTGGCGTCTGAATCCATCAGCGGCTACCGCGTGGTCAGAACCTTCGGTGGCGAGCAGTATGAGCGTGACCGTTTCCGCGGTGTCAGTGAGAAAAACCTGGAACAGAGTCTGAAAATGGCAACCACCCAGGCCATCAGTGTGCCGGTGATCCAGGTGCTGGTCGCCGTCGCCATTGCCGCGCTGGTTTGGACCATGCTGGCGCCGGAGATTCGCGGCAGCATGACCACCGGTGAACTGGTCGCCTTTATCACCGCGGCCACCACCATGGCCAAACCGATTCGCCAGGTCACCTCGGTTCACGCGGAAATCCAGAAGGGCGTTGCCGCCTCCCACGATGTGTTTTCAACGATTGATGAGGAGCCGGAGGCCGACACTGGCACCTATGCCCCTGAGCGGGTGGATGGCCGGATTGAATTCGACAACCTGTCCTTCCGCTATCGGGACCAGCTGGACGATGTGCTTCAGGATATCTCGCTGACAATCCCGCCAGGGCAGAGCGTCGCGCTGGTGGGGCGGTCCGGCAGTGGCAAATCGACTCTGGTGAGCCTGCTGCCAAGATTCTATGAATACACCGGTGGCGACATCCGCCTTGATGGCCATTCCCTGAAAGACTATTCCCTGAAAGCGCTGCGTGCGCAGATTGCCCTGGTGACCCAGAACGTGGTGCTGTTCAACGATACCATCGCCGCCAATATTGCCTATGGCGTTCTGCGGGACTGCCCCGAAGAGCAGATCCGCGAGGCGGCCGCCAAGGCCCACGCCCTCGAATTCATTGATCGGATGCCCGAAGGGCTTCAGACCATGATCGGCGACAACGGCGTCATGCTCTCGGGCGGTCAGCGCCAGCGGCTGGCGATTGCCCGAGCGCTGTTGAAGGATGCACCGGTGCTTATCCTCGACGAGGCAACCTCGGCCCTGGATACCGAATCCGAGCGGCACATCCAGGAAGCGCTGGAGTTCGTGATGCGCGGTCGTACCACGCTGGTCATCGCCCATCGCCTGTCCACCATTGAAAAAGCTGACCGGATTCTGGTGATGGACGGCGGCCGCATCGTGGAGTCGGGACGTCACGACGAGCTGCTGGCTAAAGGCGGCGCCTACGCGCAACTTCACCAGATGCAGTTCAGCGAGCAGGGATGA
- the lpxK gene encoding tetraacyldisaccharide 4'-kinase: protein MTGWVDRLWYGKGRPLWPLYPFAWLYRLISEQRRRAGWQAMSAPIPVPVVVVGNITAGGTGKSPLTAMLAQLLKDESWRPVILTRGYGGKSGHYPFQIQPETSASEAGDEPVMLSDQAGCPVVVDPDRCRGALWALDQGLGNILLCDDGLQHYRLPRDIEIAVFDGQRGLGNGAQIPVGPLRERPDRLSSVDFVVTNGGWLSELDHPHQHTMTLVPTALRHLASGRGVPLDEIRGKPVTAVAGIGNPGRFFDTLRNLGATVSERALPDHHQFRPEDLQCNGDQWLVMTAKDAVKCREMAPDNAWVLEVSAQLPQAFSAAFLAAVNTADQTH from the coding sequence ATGACTGGCTGGGTTGATCGGCTCTGGTACGGCAAGGGGCGACCGCTCTGGCCACTCTACCCGTTTGCCTGGCTGTATCGACTTATCTCGGAGCAGCGGCGCAGGGCCGGCTGGCAGGCCATGTCTGCGCCGATCCCGGTGCCGGTCGTGGTGGTGGGCAACATTACCGCTGGCGGCACCGGCAAATCACCGCTGACGGCGATGCTGGCGCAGTTACTGAAGGATGAAAGCTGGCGCCCGGTCATTCTTACCCGGGGATACGGCGGAAAATCCGGACACTACCCATTTCAGATCCAGCCGGAAACCTCCGCGTCAGAGGCCGGAGATGAGCCGGTCATGCTGTCCGATCAGGCCGGGTGCCCGGTGGTGGTGGATCCGGATCGGTGCCGGGGAGCGCTCTGGGCGCTGGATCAGGGTTTGGGGAACATTCTGCTATGCGATGACGGATTGCAGCACTATCGCTTGCCCCGGGATATCGAGATCGCCGTTTTTGACGGCCAGCGCGGCCTCGGCAACGGTGCGCAGATTCCGGTCGGCCCTCTGCGTGAACGCCCCGACCGGTTGTCTTCCGTTGATTTCGTGGTGACCAATGGCGGCTGGCTGTCGGAACTGGATCATCCGCACCAGCACACCATGACGCTTGTACCCACCGCCCTGCGGCATCTTGCCTCGGGAAGGGGTGTACCATTGGATGAAATCCGGGGAAAACCGGTGACGGCGGTGGCCGGTATCGGCAACCCCGGGCGTTTTTTCGATACACTGAGAAACCTGGGCGCAACGGTTTCAGAGCGCGCGCTGCCTGATCATCACCAGTTCAGGCCGGAAGACCTGCAGTGCAATGGTGACCAGTGGCTGGTCATGACCGCCAAGGATGCCGTCAAGTGCCGCGAGATGGCGCCGGATAATGCCTGGGTGCTGGAGGTTTCGGCGCAACTGCCGCAGGCATTTTCCGCGGCTTTTCTGGCGGCGGTGAATACAGCGGACCAAACCCATTAA
- a CDS encoding Trm112 family protein — protein sequence MDKKLIALLACPVCKGDLELNDKRTELICYMDAMAFPIREGIPVMLSSEARTLSTDERLHKR from the coding sequence ATGGACAAGAAATTGATCGCTTTGCTGGCGTGCCCCGTCTGCAAGGGAGACCTCGAACTGAATGACAAGCGTACCGAGCTGATCTGCTATATGGACGCAATGGCCTTTCCCATCAGGGAAGGAATACCGGTGATGCTTAGCTCCGAAGCCCGGACACTGAGCACCGACGAGCGACTTCACAAACGCTAA
- the kdsB gene encoding 3-deoxy-manno-octulosonate cytidylyltransferase, whose product MSYIVVIPARYASTRLPGKPLADIGGKPMIQHVYERACESAASRVVIATDDERIEKACRGFGAEVVMTLATHASGTDRLEEVARKLGFGPRDRVVNVQGDEPLIPPELIDQVADNLEAFPEAAIATLCESITDTKTLFNPNVVKVVADARGMAHYFSRAPIPWAREAWSGDVRVDGARDMPANARYFRHIGIYGYRVSLLQAFVTWPPAPTELTESLEQLRALYNGALIHVAEAAVRPPAGVDTQEDLERLRAMVNERGLLNE is encoded by the coding sequence ATGTCGTACATCGTGGTGATACCCGCGCGATACGCGTCTACCCGGTTGCCGGGCAAGCCGCTGGCGGATATCGGTGGCAAACCGATGATTCAGCATGTGTATGAACGCGCTTGCGAAAGCGCCGCGTCGCGGGTTGTGATCGCGACGGATGACGAGCGTATTGAAAAGGCCTGCCGTGGATTCGGTGCCGAAGTGGTGATGACGTTGGCGACCCACGCCAGCGGCACGGATCGGCTGGAAGAGGTGGCCCGCAAACTGGGATTCGGCCCCCGGGACCGGGTGGTCAATGTCCAGGGCGACGAACCGCTTATCCCGCCGGAACTGATCGACCAGGTCGCCGACAACCTTGAAGCCTTTCCTGAAGCCGCTATCGCCACCCTGTGCGAATCCATTACCGATACTAAAACGCTGTTCAACCCCAATGTGGTGAAAGTGGTGGCCGATGCCAGAGGTATGGCCCACTATTTCAGCCGTGCGCCAATCCCCTGGGCCAGAGAGGCATGGAGTGGTGACGTGCGAGTAGACGGTGCACGCGACATGCCGGCGAACGCCCGATATTTTCGCCACATTGGCATCTACGGTTACCGGGTCAGCCTGCTTCAGGCCTTTGTAACCTGGCCTCCCGCCCCGACCGAACTCACCGAATCCCTGGAGCAGCTGCGAGCGCTCTACAATGGCGCGCTGATTCATGTGGCGGAGGCAGCGGTCAGGCCGCCGGCCGGCGTGGATACGCAGGAGGATCTTGAACGACTCAGAGCCATGGTTAATGAAAGGGGATTGCTGAATGAGTGA
- a CDS encoding low molecular weight protein-tyrosine-phosphatase, with translation MSEPVRVLFVCLGNICRSPSAEGVFRQVVENAGLSNQVKIDSCGTGSWHVGKAPDGRAREAAARRGIDISDLRARQFQESDLFEFDYVLVMDRQSLADIKRVQKEIGGTEPELFLDYGSPSHDEVPDPYYGGNQGFEMVLDLIQEASEGLLARLRERLA, from the coding sequence ATGAGTGAACCTGTCCGAGTGCTGTTTGTGTGTCTTGGCAACATCTGCCGTTCCCCCAGCGCAGAGGGTGTATTCCGGCAGGTGGTGGAGAATGCCGGTTTAAGTAACCAGGTGAAGATAGATTCCTGTGGAACCGGCAGCTGGCATGTGGGAAAGGCGCCGGACGGCCGTGCCCGGGAAGCGGCCGCCAGGCGTGGCATTGATATCAGTGACTTGAGGGCGCGGCAGTTTCAGGAATCGGATTTGTTCGAGTTCGACTATGTACTGGTAATGGATCGTCAGAGCCTTGCCGATATCAAGCGCGTCCAGAAGGAGATTGGCGGAACCGAGCCGGAACTGTTTCTTGATTACGGAAGTCCTTCCCACGACGAGGTGCCCGACCCGTATTACGGTGGCAATCAGGGTTTCGAGATGGTTCTGGACCTGATTCAGGAGGCCAGCGAAGGGCTTCTGGCCCGATTGCGGGAGAGACTGGCTTGA
- the murB gene encoding UDP-N-acetylmuramate dehydrogenase, which yields MSLPPVIREWVSLRGKNSLGIAARAQYFTQVRSLDDLRFALDWADTHAAETLILGGGSNLVFAGDFRGLAVQVSISGRCWQAVEGDAATLELGAGEPWHECVLYAAKAGYRGIENLALIPGTVGAAPVQNIGAYGTELADTLVDVTALDRTTGEEVRLSNAQCRFSYRDSLFKHEPGRFIITRVRLRLSRSLPLQLEYRDLKEYFSEQNTRELTPSDVAQAVMAVRRRKLPDPSQIPNVGSFFKNPVVPIAQWHQLKAQHPGLAGYPDETSAKVAAAWLIDQCGWKGYRNDRVGVHNHQALVLVNHSDGSGQDVLDLASRIRADVLSTFGIELEMEPGVVGDLPAGPSDGF from the coding sequence TTGAGCCTCCCCCCGGTCATTCGCGAGTGGGTCAGTCTGAGGGGCAAGAACAGCCTGGGCATCGCGGCAAGGGCCCAGTACTTCACCCAGGTTCGCTCCCTTGATGATCTACGTTTTGCCCTGGACTGGGCAGACACCCATGCCGCAGAAACACTGATTCTGGGTGGTGGCAGCAACCTGGTATTTGCTGGGGATTTCCGCGGGCTTGCGGTGCAGGTGTCTATCAGCGGGCGCTGCTGGCAGGCGGTTGAAGGCGACGCGGCCACCCTTGAATTGGGCGCCGGCGAACCCTGGCATGAGTGCGTGTTATACGCTGCCAAAGCCGGTTATCGGGGAATCGAGAATCTCGCGCTGATTCCCGGCACCGTGGGTGCAGCACCGGTTCAGAATATCGGTGCTTACGGCACAGAACTGGCCGACACCCTGGTGGATGTGACCGCGCTGGACCGGACCACAGGTGAGGAGGTGCGGCTGTCGAACGCGCAGTGCCGGTTCAGCTATCGCGACAGCCTGTTCAAGCATGAGCCAGGACGCTTTATCATTACCCGGGTTCGCCTCCGACTGTCCCGAAGCCTGCCCCTGCAACTGGAGTATCGGGACCTGAAAGAGTATTTCAGCGAGCAGAACACCAGAGAGCTTACCCCCTCCGACGTTGCCCAGGCGGTTATGGCGGTGCGCCGGCGCAAACTGCCGGACCCGTCGCAGATACCCAATGTGGGAAGCTTCTTCAAGAACCCGGTTGTCCCCATTGCCCAATGGCATCAACTGAAAGCGCAGCATCCGGGCCTGGCGGGTTATCCGGACGAAACCTCGGCCAAGGTGGCGGCTGCCTGGCTTATTGATCAGTGTGGCTGGAAGGGCTATCGGAACGATCGGGTGGGGGTCCACAACCATCAGGCTCTGGTACTGGTTAACCATTCTGATGGCAGCGGCCAGGACGTTCTGGATCTTGCGTCCAGAATCCGTGCCGACGTTCTTTCGACATTCGGTATCGAACTGGAAATGGAGCCCGGCGTAGTCGGTGACTTGCCCGCCGGGCCCTCAGACGGCTTTTAG